The Haliaeetus albicilla chromosome 19, bHalAlb1.1, whole genome shotgun sequence genome has a segment encoding these proteins:
- the LOC138690058 gene encoding uncharacterized protein, with product MGGLIGVRAGQVQRFSAWTIAWCNLLQKRPYTSTKDRLWLICFQTLCSAAQVLLLHFGAMLGIKLENSFSPSSLPELWDPHRFSECWLSPLSNHKVAPGQSGESTHSEGQPAPDSMLISRAAQIHIMRGEGELNIPCPPSHPQAPAGTSARTAGLSCICDCPVPRLTHWGMRSKEIMRAEILEKPGAKTAGQLQPSPLAKHTSLGGFSVPAGGLGRMGTLTSIQLQHSLKNGNPEPLKVEKPRRKMWHSNTPSNQTCLACTCSKQLPLLVSMCPVVFTTSKE from the exons GTGTAACCTGCTCCAGAAAAGGCCATACACTTCAACAAAAGACAGACTTTGGCTCATTTGCTTCCAAACGCTATGTTCTGCTGCACAAG ttctgctgctgcacTTCGGGGCTATGCTTGGGATAAAGCTTGAGAACTCATTTTCACCATCTTCTCTTCCTGAGCTTTGGGATCCTCATCGTTTCTCCGAATGTTGGCTGAGCCCTCTGAG TAATCACAAGGTGGCCCCCGGACAGTCGGGGGAGAGCACCCACAGTGAGGGTCAGCCGGCCCCGGATTCCATGCTGATATCCAGAGCGGCTCAAATCCATATAATGCGTGGTGAAGGCGAATTGAATATCCCCTGTCCTCCTTCCCATCCTCAGGCCCCTGCTGGCACCTCCGCCCGCACCGCTGGCCTCTCCTGCATTTGTGATTGCCCTGTACCAAGGCTCACACACTGGGGGATGAGGAGCAAAGAAATAATGAGGGCTGAAATCCTGGAGAAACCTGGTGCCAAAACAGCTGGACAACTCCAGCCCAGCCCTCTGGCAAAGCACACTTCTCTGGGAGGATTTTCAGTTCCTGCTGGAGGCCTGGGAAGGATGGGGACCCTCACCTCCATCCAGCTCCAGCACTCACTGAAGAATGGTAATCCTGAGCCGCTAAAGGTGGAAAAGCCCAGAAGAAAGATGTGGCACTCAAACACCCCAAGCAACCAGACCTGCCTAGCATGCACCTGCTCCAAGCAGCTTCCCCTTCTTGTCTCCATGTGTCCTGTTGTCTTCACCACCTCCAAGGAATGA